A window of the Sporosarcina sp. FSL K6-2383 genome harbors these coding sequences:
- a CDS encoding transglycosylase domain-containing protein yields the protein MLKRFIGIVIILFFIPILIIVQEAIAVELTTANTFNEQMTHSIELSAPSINVPVSLVDRNGAIFAEEYVEWRDPLALDSIPTFVRQLFLESEDQSFFEHRGYDVAAIVRAFAINTATDDLKQGASTITQQVVRMRFLSTEKTYERKLTELFYATELEKQTTKDDILEIYLNEMYFGNQVYGIGAAASYYFSKPIYELNEAQQAFIAAIPNNPSLYDPLVHFDQTKKRQERLLDILAKNNVITMEEAETYKNIPITLQLKKKESNFPAYSTYVLSELSELIAQSEGLADQIAEATDEAAKLALKVQVQQRTAEVLATGLVIETALDPRKQQQDEQAVTALLKPEGLQAGAAVIDNETREIISLFAGKNYKKADFHRAFQAVRQPGSAIKPILVYAPYFESGPYTANSRVNSGNICIGSYCPTNVGGYVYGTTTVKEAFRHSHNTAAVRLLQTVSIDKAFSFIEPFHFKSLTQQDHSYAAALGGLSKGMTPLELAGAYTGFINGTYMPVHAIRTVKDTKGNILYEWANQKIEVWSPTTVATMRSLLSDVVTNGSGRGIPYTTAYTGAKTGTTDYYKDLWVGGLNEHYTTAVWVGYDKPQPMKRLSDQKIHLRLFSTLLKD from the coding sequence GTGTTGAAACGGTTCATCGGCATAGTCATTATTCTTTTCTTCATACCTATTTTAATCATTGTTCAAGAGGCGATTGCTGTTGAATTAACGACGGCTAACACGTTCAATGAGCAAATGACTCACTCCATCGAGCTATCCGCTCCGTCCATCAATGTTCCTGTTTCGCTGGTGGATCGTAACGGCGCTATTTTTGCGGAAGAGTATGTAGAGTGGCGTGATCCACTTGCACTTGACTCTATTCCTACATTCGTTCGTCAACTGTTTCTTGAAAGTGAAGATCAGAGTTTTTTTGAACACCGTGGCTATGATGTAGCGGCGATCGTCCGTGCGTTTGCTATCAACACAGCAACAGACGATTTGAAGCAAGGTGCATCGACGATTACACAACAAGTCGTGCGTATGCGCTTTTTATCGACAGAAAAAACGTATGAACGTAAGCTGACAGAGCTTTTTTATGCGACTGAGCTGGAGAAGCAAACGACAAAAGATGATATTTTAGAAATATATTTGAATGAAATGTATTTCGGCAATCAAGTGTATGGGATTGGCGCAGCTGCTTCCTATTACTTCAGCAAACCTATTTATGAGTTGAATGAAGCACAGCAGGCGTTCATTGCGGCGATTCCGAACAACCCTTCATTGTACGATCCATTAGTCCATTTCGATCAAACGAAAAAAAGACAGGAGCGTTTACTAGACATCCTTGCCAAAAACAACGTGATCACTATGGAGGAAGCCGAAACATATAAAAATATACCGATTACATTACAGCTAAAAAAGAAAGAAAGTAATTTCCCAGCGTACAGCACATATGTCCTTTCAGAGCTGTCGGAACTCATTGCTCAATCGGAAGGCTTAGCGGATCAGATTGCCGAAGCAACGGATGAAGCTGCTAAGTTAGCCCTTAAGGTACAAGTTCAGCAACGAACAGCGGAAGTACTGGCAACAGGTCTTGTCATTGAAACCGCACTAGATCCTCGGAAGCAACAACAAGACGAACAGGCGGTTACTGCGCTCTTAAAACCTGAAGGATTGCAGGCTGGCGCCGCCGTTATCGACAATGAAACCCGGGAAATCATTAGTCTATTTGCCGGAAAAAACTATAAAAAAGCAGATTTCCATAGAGCCTTCCAAGCCGTTCGACAGCCGGGATCTGCCATCAAACCAATTTTAGTCTATGCTCCTTATTTTGAAAGTGGACCGTACACGGCGAATAGTCGCGTCAATAGCGGTAACATTTGCATCGGCTCCTATTGCCCAACTAATGTCGGTGGTTATGTGTACGGGACAACCACTGTGAAAGAAGCGTTTCGACATAGCCATAATACGGCAGCTGTCCGATTATTACAGACTGTTAGTATCGACAAGGCATTTTCCTTTATCGAGCCTTTTCACTTCAAATCGCTTACACAGCAGGATCACAGCTATGCAGCCGCGCTTGGAGGTCTGTCCAAAGGGATGACACCCCTTGAGCTTGCGGGGGCATATACAGGATTCATCAACGGGACCTATATGCCCGTCCATGCGATTCGTACCGTGAAGGATACAAAGGGTAACATTTTATATGAATGGGCAAATCAAAAAATAGAGGTATGGTCACCAACTACAGTTGCGACAATGAGAAGCTTACTATCAGATGTTGTGACAAATGGGAGCGGACGCGGAATTCCTTATACGACAGCGTATACAGGGGCAAAAACAGGTACTACAGACTATTACAAAGATTTATGGGTAGGTGGTCTAAACGAACACTATACAACGGCTGTTTGGGTAGGATATGACAAGCCTCAGCCTATGAAGCGTTTGAGTGACCAGAAAATCCATTTGCGACTCTTTTCCACACTACTTAAAGACTAG
- a CDS encoding Na(+)/H(+) antiporter subunit B, which yields MKTNDVILQTTTKIVFFIIFLFSIHIFFAGHYTPGGGFVGGLLTTGAIVLLLLAFDLKTVQKALPFNFTIVTGIGLLLALGTAAGSIFFNVPFFTHAFDDFTLPLFGTTSLHTAMIFDAGVYLVVVGAAITMIQSIGGDA from the coding sequence ATGAAAACAAATGATGTGATTTTACAAACGACCACCAAAATTGTATTTTTCATCATCTTCCTTTTTTCCATCCATATTTTCTTTGCGGGTCACTATACACCCGGCGGCGGCTTCGTCGGGGGCTTGCTGACAACGGGTGCCATTGTCCTTTTATTGTTGGCCTTTGATTTGAAAACAGTTCAAAAAGCATTGCCTTTCAACTTCACCATTGTGACAGGCATTGGCTTACTGCTAGCACTTGGCACAGCAGCCGGTTCTATTTTCTTCAATGTACCGTTCTTTACACATGCGTTCGATGATTTCACCTTGCCTTTGTTCGGGACAACTTCCTTGCATACGGCGATGATTTTCGATGCAGGTGTCTATCTGGTCGTTGTTGGTGCGGCAATTACGATGATTCAATCGATTGGAGGAGATGCCTAA
- a CDS encoding Na+/H+ antiporter subunit E — protein sequence MAFQLLLNVFIAFVWMFMSTSLTASTFIIGYLIGLILIIMMRRFFKDRLYIWRLWATFKLALLFFKELILSNISVLRVVLRPKLAIQPMIFALPTDLEHDWEITLLSSLITLTPGTIVLNVSDDQRTLYIHAIDVDDVDDAIDSIKNTFEKAIKEVSRP from the coding sequence ATGGCTTTCCAACTATTATTGAACGTTTTCATCGCCTTTGTCTGGATGTTTATGAGCACTTCACTAACAGCCTCAACATTCATCATCGGCTACTTGATTGGTCTGATTTTAATCATTATGATGAGACGATTTTTCAAGGATAGACTGTATATTTGGCGACTATGGGCAACTTTTAAATTGGCGCTATTGTTTTTCAAAGAGTTAATACTATCGAATATTTCCGTTCTCCGGGTTGTCTTGCGTCCAAAGTTAGCTATCCAACCAATGATTTTCGCATTACCAACAGATCTTGAGCATGATTGGGAAATTACGTTGTTATCCAGTTTGATTACATTAACACCTGGAACGATTGTGTTGAACGTTTCAGATGATCAACGCACACTCTATATTCATGCAATCGACGTGGATGATGTCGATGATGCCATTGATTCCATAAAAAATACTTTTGAAAAAGCAATTAAGGAGGTAAGCCGACCATGA
- a CDS encoding Na(+)/H(+) antiporter subunit C, producing MELIMIIVIGILFMAATYLILSRSILKIILGTGLLSHGAHLLILTMGGLGGISPPVIADGVTNYADPLPQALILTAIVISFGVTAFILVLAYRTYAEHQTDNMNLMRGNDEHD from the coding sequence ATGGAACTGATTATGATAATTGTCATCGGAATTCTATTCATGGCGGCTACCTACCTAATCCTTTCTAGAAGTATCCTTAAAATTATTTTGGGGACTGGTTTACTGAGTCACGGTGCGCATTTGCTCATTTTGACGATGGGTGGACTAGGTGGTATTTCGCCGCCGGTTATTGCTGATGGAGTAACTAACTATGCAGACCCATTGCCGCAAGCGCTTATTTTGACGGCCATCGTGATTAGTTTTGGTGTGACAGCCTTCATTTTGGTATTAGCTTACCGGACGTATGCTGAACATCAAACAGATAATATGAATTTGATGAGAGGAAATGACGAACATGATTAA
- a CDS encoding divergent PAP2 family protein, with translation MAIFQNIPLLAALFGIIFAQIVKIPIYFLLSGKLDWKLMTSTGGMPSSHSAAVTALTTAIAYESGLDSPLFAVSAIFAVIVMFDATGIRYQAGQQALIINQMRLDFQTFVQEAKGWQQKDGQQKIQELKTLLGHKPSEVFMGALTGILISVIIYSFIV, from the coding sequence ATGGCCATATTCCAAAACATTCCGCTCCTCGCGGCATTATTCGGGATTATCTTTGCACAAATCGTAAAAATCCCTATTTATTTTCTACTTAGCGGAAAGCTCGACTGGAAACTGATGACATCAACAGGTGGTATGCCTAGCTCTCACTCAGCGGCAGTAACAGCATTGACGACGGCAATTGCCTACGAATCTGGACTCGATTCCCCTCTTTTTGCGGTTTCTGCTATTTTCGCCGTTATCGTGATGTTTGATGCGACAGGAATCCGTTACCAGGCAGGGCAGCAAGCCTTGATTATCAACCAAATGCGATTAGACTTCCAAACATTTGTGCAAGAAGCAAAAGGCTGGCAACAAAAAGATGGCCAGCAAAAAATTCAAGAGCTTAAAACATTGCTTGGTCACAAACCGAGTGAAGTATTTATGGGCGCCCTAACAGGTATCCTCATCTCCGTTATTATTTATTCATTTATTGTATGA
- a CDS encoding Na(+)/H(+) antiporter subunit F1, translating into MMTFIWICLILVILSIFGLLYRVYFGPSTPDRLIALDAIGVMLISAIALLSILFDTGFFIEVILLIAILSFIGTVSFSKFIEKGEIIERDRNR; encoded by the coding sequence ATGATGACTTTCATTTGGATTTGTCTCATACTTGTCATCTTGTCTATTTTCGGCTTACTGTATCGCGTGTACTTTGGTCCATCTACACCGGATCGGCTAATTGCACTCGATGCGATTGGCGTCATGTTGATTTCTGCTATTGCCTTGTTATCGATTTTATTCGATACTGGATTCTTTATCGAAGTCATTTTACTCATTGCGATCCTGTCATTTATCGGGACTGTATCATTCTCCAAATTCATAGAGAAAGGAGAGATCATCGAACGTGACCGTAATCGCTAA
- a CDS encoding Na+/H+ antiporter subunit A: MEFVLLIFLPILAALVVPLLFKRVKSIHTGWFVLLVPLSLFIFYIGFIATTMDGGYAVSELQWVPSLGISFVSYIDGLSLLFTLLITGIGALVVLYSIFYLDKDKEKLGNFYVYLLLFMTAMLGVVQSDNVITLYLFWELTSISSFLLIGYWHTRDRSRFGALKSMMITVFGGLMMLGGFVLLGIMGNSFSIRELIANGSTFVGHEFFVLALVLVLLGAFTKSAQFPFYVWLPDAMEAPTPVSAYLHSATMVKAGLYLVARFTPIFAVSEVWVWLVTGIGLLTLFWGSFFAVKQTDLKAILAFSTVSQLGLIMSLLGASAVAYHTNDAIFKFAAFAAIFHLINHATFKGSLFMIAGIVDHETGTRDIRKLGGLMSIMPISFTVAFIGSMSMAGLPPFNGFLSKEMFLESMLALRHFELFNFGTWGIIFPVVAWIASVFTFVYSFYFVFKTFIGKRKSEPLPNAPHEAPIGMLLSPVILATLVVGIFFIPNLIGKWLVKPAVLAVQPGLYNHPSEVDVHVAAWHGFDSPALWMTIAIVGVGAILYVTMKRWQKLYDIQPQYLSLNALYDSAMLFGESGMNRLSRFYMTGLIRTYLLYMFAFIAAITTAALFIKEAFIVDMASFSAVSVYGVLTAIILVIAVAMILLAKTRLSAIIALGAVGYSVALFFVIFKAPDLALTQLVIETISVALFLLAFQRLPKLNNHGETKPNKLMNLIISAGVGITVMLVAISAHSQKLIPSISQYYKDTVATEAGGGNIVNVILVDYRGFDTLFEIAVLSIAGIGVLAMIKLRLARKEDTDENK, from the coding sequence TTGGAATTTGTTTTATTGATTTTTCTACCAATCTTAGCTGCCCTTGTTGTTCCGCTGCTGTTTAAGCGTGTAAAAAGTATACATACAGGATGGTTCGTGTTACTTGTCCCATTGTCTTTATTCATTTTCTACATTGGCTTTATCGCCACGACAATGGATGGTGGATATGCCGTTTCGGAGTTACAATGGGTTCCATCCCTTGGGATCTCATTTGTTTCCTATATTGATGGTCTAAGCCTATTATTTACATTGCTTATCACAGGTATTGGTGCACTTGTCGTACTGTACTCCATCTTTTATCTCGATAAAGATAAGGAAAAGCTCGGCAATTTTTACGTCTATCTACTGCTATTCATGACAGCCATGCTAGGTGTCGTACAGTCGGATAATGTCATTACCCTGTATTTATTCTGGGAATTAACATCTATTTCTTCATTCCTACTCATTGGTTACTGGCATACGCGGGATCGCTCACGCTTTGGTGCGTTAAAATCCATGATGATTACGGTATTTGGTGGTTTAATGATGCTCGGTGGATTTGTCTTACTTGGCATTATGGGTAATTCATTCTCCATCCGTGAACTGATTGCAAACGGTTCCACTTTTGTTGGACATGAATTCTTTGTACTAGCGCTTGTTCTTGTTCTACTCGGTGCATTTACAAAGTCTGCCCAGTTCCCGTTTTACGTTTGGTTGCCAGATGCTATGGAAGCGCCTACACCGGTTAGTGCGTATCTCCACTCAGCAACAATGGTAAAAGCCGGACTTTATCTAGTTGCACGCTTTACACCTATTTTTGCCGTTTCGGAAGTATGGGTGTGGCTCGTTACCGGCATTGGGTTACTAACGCTGTTCTGGGGCTCATTCTTCGCCGTGAAACAAACGGACTTGAAAGCGATTCTCGCCTTTTCAACCGTCAGTCAGCTAGGCCTCATCATGTCGCTGCTCGGTGCGAGTGCAGTTGCTTATCATACAAATGATGCGATTTTTAAATTTGCGGCATTTGCAGCGATCTTTCATTTGATTAACCATGCGACCTTTAAAGGTAGTTTGTTCATGATTGCGGGCATTGTGGATCATGAAACGGGGACGCGAGATATTCGCAAACTTGGTGGCTTGATGAGCATTATGCCGATCAGCTTTACTGTGGCGTTCATCGGCTCGATGTCTATGGCAGGGTTGCCGCCATTTAACGGCTTCCTCAGTAAAGAAATGTTCCTGGAATCTATGCTAGCCTTGCGCCATTTTGAGTTATTCAACTTTGGCACATGGGGCATTATCTTCCCAGTTGTTGCATGGATTGCAAGTGTCTTTACATTCGTTTATAGCTTTTACTTTGTCTTCAAAACGTTTATTGGAAAACGGAAAAGTGAACCGCTTCCGAATGCGCCGCATGAAGCACCGATTGGGATGCTACTATCTCCAGTCATTTTAGCAACACTTGTTGTCGGGATTTTCTTCATTCCTAATTTGATAGGAAAATGGTTGGTCAAGCCGGCAGTTTTGGCGGTTCAGCCTGGATTATACAACCATCCATCCGAGGTCGACGTACACGTTGCTGCTTGGCATGGTTTTGATTCACCAGCATTATGGATGACGATTGCCATTGTTGGGGTCGGTGCAATTTTGTACGTGACGATGAAAAGATGGCAGAAGTTATACGATATTCAGCCCCAATATTTGTCGTTGAATGCCTTGTATGATTCAGCAATGCTGTTTGGAGAATCCGGCATGAATCGTCTATCTCGTTTTTATATGACCGGGTTAATCCGGACGTATTTGCTGTATATGTTTGCTTTCATTGCTGCCATTACAACGGCTGCGCTTTTCATCAAAGAAGCTTTTATTGTCGATATGGCCAGTTTTTCAGCGGTCAGTGTTTATGGTGTGTTGACAGCGATTATTCTCGTCATTGCTGTGGCGATGATTTTGTTAGCGAAAACGCGCTTGTCGGCCATTATTGCGCTAGGTGCTGTTGGTTATTCAGTCGCTTTGTTCTTTGTGATTTTCAAGGCTCCAGACTTAGCGCTTACGCAGCTGGTCATTGAAACCATTTCCGTTGCATTGTTCCTATTAGCATTTCAGCGTTTACCAAAGTTGAACAATCATGGTGAAACAAAGCCTAATAAGCTGATGAACTTGATTATTTCAGCTGGTGTCGGCATTACTGTGATGCTCGTTGCGATATCAGCGCACTCACAAAAACTGATTCCATCTATCTCACAATATTACAAAGATACAGTTGCGACGGAAGCAGGCGGCGGTAATATCGTCAACGTGATTCTAGTCGATTACCGTGGCTTTGATACGCTATTTGAAATTGCTGTACTGTCGATTGCAGGTATCGGTGTACTTGCGATGATTAAACTGCGACTAGCAAGAAAGGAGGATACGGATGAAAACAAATGA
- a CDS encoding YufK family protein, with amino-acid sequence MKNPYIFGYLPFVTIVLFSLTFGVYTVGLSVELFKEIGLYAGMREFLTDMQLRIFLLVIYALLFFMVFSALKLIAGTIHETAMLFFSKDVKGESYSEARGGNVIYFFGSLVSAGGISSINVLAVIFLLTTFIYFVYVVYKLSKFMTISRTVGLIIFEIIVWSVLISTIVYVLLKLYNGVIASLPFLA; translated from the coding sequence ATGAAAAATCCATACATATTTGGTTATTTACCTTTTGTGACAATTGTCTTATTCAGCTTGACGTTTGGTGTGTATACAGTCGGTTTGTCTGTAGAACTGTTTAAGGAAATTGGTTTGTATGCAGGGATGCGTGAGTTTTTAACAGATATGCAACTTCGTATATTCTTACTAGTTATTTATGCACTTCTATTTTTCATGGTCTTTTCCGCGTTGAAATTAATCGCCGGAACGATTCACGAAACGGCGATGTTATTCTTTTCAAAGGATGTGAAAGGAGAGTCATATAGCGAGGCAAGGGGCGGTAATGTCATTTACTTTTTCGGTTCTCTTGTTTCAGCAGGAGGGATTAGTTCGATAAATGTGCTGGCGGTTATATTTCTGCTGACAACATTTATTTATTTCGTTTATGTTGTGTATAAGTTGAGTAAGTTCATGACAATTAGTAGGACTGTAGGGTTGATTATTTTTGAAATCATCGTTTGGAGCGTGCTCATTTCCACAATTGTCTATGTCTTACTCAAGCTTTATAACGGCGTGATAGCGAGTTTGCCGTTTTTGGCGTGA
- a CDS encoding Na+/H+ antiporter subunit D encodes MINLPLFPILLPFLFAIILLFFKENIRVQRALTAIGLVVSLVAALFLVAKVKTDGIQALTLGSWPAPFGISMVSDMFSAVLVTTTIILTLCVVIYSFTAIGKERERYFYYPAILFMITGVNGAFTTGDIFNMFVFFEVLLIASYVLIVLGGEKKQLRESIKYVLVNVISSALFVITVAFLYSVIGTLNMADISVKIAEIGQPGIITVIAILMLVVFGVKGSIFPLYFWLPGSYAAPPIPVLALFGALLTKVGVYAIMRTYTLFFVHDIGFTHEILSVLAILTIIAGCIGALAYFDLKQIIIYNIVIAVGVILFGAAQMNEAGLTGAIFYLIHDMLIKGALFLLIGIIIYVTGTSNLRKMGGLMKTHAPLGWFYIIAAFGLAGIPPLSGFIGKMLIVQGAFEAGHVWGSIILLLSSLVVLLSVIRIFVYAFWGEPVELPKTTHRPYRNMMIPAVALVVLSVLYGVGTEWLMPYMTDASNVLLQPSIYIDAVLKE; translated from the coding sequence ATGATTAACTTACCCTTATTTCCGATCCTCTTGCCATTCCTGTTCGCGATTATCCTCCTGTTTTTTAAAGAGAATATTCGTGTGCAACGCGCATTAACTGCTATTGGGCTCGTTGTCAGCTTAGTTGCCGCCTTATTCCTAGTGGCGAAGGTGAAAACTGACGGTATTCAAGCCCTAACATTAGGTAGCTGGCCGGCACCCTTCGGCATTTCAATGGTGTCTGACATGTTTTCCGCGGTGCTTGTGACCACAACGATTATACTGACACTATGCGTTGTCATTTATAGCTTCACAGCCATTGGTAAAGAACGAGAACGTTACTTCTACTATCCAGCCATTTTATTCATGATAACCGGCGTCAATGGTGCCTTTACGACAGGCGATATTTTCAATATGTTTGTCTTCTTCGAAGTGCTACTCATCGCCTCTTACGTGTTAATCGTATTAGGAGGAGAGAAAAAACAGCTTCGCGAATCGATCAAATATGTACTTGTCAACGTTATTTCATCGGCATTGTTTGTCATTACGGTTGCCTTTTTATACTCGGTCATCGGGACATTGAATATGGCGGATATTTCAGTGAAGATTGCAGAAATTGGACAACCCGGTATCATTACCGTCATTGCGATTTTGATGCTCGTTGTCTTTGGTGTTAAAGGGTCCATTTTCCCACTGTACTTCTGGTTACCTGGCTCTTATGCAGCTCCACCAATCCCGGTCCTCGCACTCTTTGGGGCACTACTGACGAAGGTCGGGGTCTATGCCATCATGAGGACGTACACATTGTTTTTCGTCCATGATATCGGCTTTACACATGAAATTTTGTCTGTATTGGCGATTTTGACGATTATTGCAGGCTGTATCGGAGCTCTTGCCTACTTTGATTTGAAACAAATTATCATTTATAACATCGTGATTGCTGTTGGCGTCATTTTATTTGGCGCAGCGCAGATGAATGAAGCTGGCTTAACAGGTGCCATTTTCTATCTCATTCACGACATGCTCATTAAGGGAGCATTGTTCTTACTCATCGGCATTATCATCTACGTCACGGGCACATCGAACTTACGTAAAATGGGTGGGCTGATGAAAACACATGCCCCACTTGGTTGGTTCTATATTATTGCTGCGTTTGGGCTGGCAGGTATTCCACCTCTTAGTGGTTTCATTGGTAAAATGCTTATTGTGCAAGGGGCATTTGAAGCAGGTCATGTTTGGGGAAGTATTATTCTTCTGTTATCGAGCCTGGTCGTTCTGTTGTCCGTTATCCGGATTTTCGTTTACGCATTCTGGGGTGAGCCTGTTGAATTGCCAAAAACCACTCATCGTCCATACCGAAACATGATGATTCCAGCGGTCGCATTGGTCGTCCTGTCGGTATTATACGGTGTGGGTACTGAATGGCTGATGCCATACATGACGGATGCCTCGAACGTATTACTACAACCGTCCATCTATATTGATGCGGTGTTAAAGGAGTAG
- the mnhG gene encoding monovalent cation/H(+) antiporter subunit G — MTVIANILIVSTIVVGIIFTIVTVIGILRLPDVYTRAHAASKSATLGVLSILLGVFLHFWLIKGVFSIQLILAIAFMFITSPIGGHLMSRAAYMSGVKPTQLTVGDDLAKVVKNAKNKQEEV; from the coding sequence GTGACCGTAATCGCTAATATACTTATTGTTTCTACGATTGTTGTCGGTATCATTTTCACGATTGTGACAGTCATCGGCATCTTACGCTTACCTGACGTCTATACACGAGCACATGCTGCTTCTAAAAGTGCCACGCTCGGTGTACTCAGTATTTTATTAGGCGTATTTCTTCACTTTTGGTTAATCAAAGGCGTCTTTAGCATTCAACTTATTCTTGCGATCGCCTTCATGTTCATCACTTCTCCTATTGGAGGACACCTTATGAGCCGTGCTGCTTATATGTCTGGTGTCAAGCCGACTCAGCTCACGGTTGGGGATGATTTAGCTAAAGTTGTAAAGAATGCAAAGAATAAGCAGGAGGAAGTTTAA
- a CDS encoding leucyl aminopeptidase: MKTIIMEPDFNQVEADVLVIGVPEHPENTVGWDGFVRTFSSRLPEWLKSGDVKTAFNKIVSMPAIEEHGYKRVFFIGLGAQKALTEDLLRQAFAAIGKELASVKAVSVAVWTAPFTNDKLTCEDVAFAAAEGIGMGTYKFAGYRTDSNERDVAIEALTILSSSDEDELKAACEVGKVYADSVNEARNLVNMPPNILTATKMAEYARELAEKYDFDIEVLGKKEMEELGMGAILAVNQGSVEEPRLIVLKYAATEQWEDVIGLVGKGVTYDTGGYSLKPKDGMVGMKGDMGGAAAVLGAMAIIGELRPQKNVIAVIGSTDNMVSGDAFKPDDVITSLSGKTIEVLNTDAEGRLVLADAVTYAKQAGADYLIDVATLTGGVIIALGNDKTGALTNDEAFFEEFMQASIETGEFVWRLPLTESDKKRIRKSDVADLNNSPGRDGHMIFGGGFVGEFAGTTPWIHLDIAGTSDAAAAHDLGPKGATGVMVRTLATLVERLADTELED; the protein is encoded by the coding sequence ATGAAAACAATTATTATGGAACCAGATTTCAACCAAGTAGAAGCAGATGTCCTAGTCATTGGTGTCCCGGAACATCCAGAAAATACTGTAGGATGGGATGGATTCGTTAGAACTTTTAGTTCACGTTTACCAGAATGGCTTAAATCAGGAGATGTTAAAACAGCATTTAATAAAATCGTTTCAATGCCAGCAATCGAAGAGCATGGCTATAAGCGTGTATTCTTTATTGGACTCGGTGCGCAGAAGGCGTTGACGGAAGATTTACTGCGTCAAGCATTTGCGGCAATCGGTAAAGAACTTGCCAGTGTCAAAGCGGTTTCTGTCGCTGTTTGGACAGCTCCTTTTACGAATGACAAGCTAACATGTGAGGATGTCGCGTTTGCAGCAGCAGAGGGCATTGGCATGGGAACGTATAAGTTTGCAGGCTACCGTACTGACTCTAATGAGCGTGATGTGGCCATTGAAGCGCTGACTATTTTATCTTCATCAGATGAGGATGAATTGAAAGCGGCGTGTGAAGTGGGTAAAGTGTATGCGGATTCAGTAAATGAAGCACGTAATTTAGTCAATATGCCTCCAAATATTTTAACGGCAACTAAAATGGCGGAATACGCACGCGAGCTCGCGGAAAAATATGATTTTGATATCGAAGTACTTGGTAAAAAAGAAATGGAAGAACTCGGCATGGGAGCTATCCTAGCGGTCAATCAAGGATCAGTTGAAGAGCCAAGGCTCATTGTTCTAAAATATGCAGCGACAGAGCAATGGGAGGATGTCATCGGCCTAGTTGGTAAGGGTGTTACGTATGATACAGGCGGCTATTCATTGAAACCGAAAGATGGAATGGTCGGTATGAAGGGCGATATGGGTGGTGCAGCTGCTGTTCTTGGTGCCATGGCTATCATTGGTGAGTTACGCCCGCAGAAAAATGTCATTGCGGTTATTGGTTCAACGGATAATATGGTGTCAGGAGACGCCTTTAAGCCGGATGATGTCATTACGTCATTGAGTGGTAAAACAATTGAAGTGCTCAATACGGATGCGGAAGGGCGACTTGTGCTAGCAGATGCTGTGACTTACGCGAAACAAGCGGGGGCAGATTATCTGATTGACGTTGCAACACTAACAGGAGGCGTTATCATCGCACTCGGTAACGATAAAACGGGAGCACTCACAAATGATGAAGCGTTCTTCGAAGAATTCATGCAAGCCTCTATAGAGACAGGTGAATTTGTTTGGAGATTGCCGCTAACGGAAAGTGATAAAAAAAGAATTCGTAAAAGTGATGTAGCTGACTTGAACAATTCTCCAGGTCGTGATGGTCACATGATCTTCGGTGGCGGCTTTGTAGGGGAATTCGCGGGAACGACTCCTTGGATCCACTTAGACATCGCAGGAACGTCAGACGCGGCTGCTGCGCATGATTTGGGACCAAAAGGGGCAACCGGTGTAATGGTACGAACGTTAGCTACGTTGGTCGAACGATTAGCGGATACTGAACTAGAGGACTAA
- a CDS encoding YuiB family protein, translating into MGTISLTHVVLSVLIFMVMFFGIGFLLNMLLRMTWLMAIIYPIVVVLIIDEVKVYEYFTKPNYAFQLLGEKLVALHTADIIILASGLVGAIISGFVMKILRKQGYQMF; encoded by the coding sequence TTGGGAACCATTTCACTGACGCACGTCGTCTTATCCGTACTGATTTTCATGGTGATGTTTTTTGGTATTGGATTTCTATTAAATATGCTTCTTCGCATGACGTGGTTAATGGCTATCATTTATCCAATCGTCGTCGTATTGATTATTGATGAAGTAAAGGTCTATGAATACTTTACAAAGCCAAATTATGCATTTCAGCTTCTTGGCGAGAAATTAGTGGCACTGCACACAGCGGATATTATTATATTGGCAAGTGGTTTAGTAGGTGCTATTATTTCAGGATTCGTTATGAAGATTTTGAGAAAACAAGGTTATCAAATGTTCTAA